In Crassostrea angulata isolate pt1a10 chromosome 6, ASM2561291v2, whole genome shotgun sequence, a genomic segment contains:
- the LOC128190646 gene encoding multiple epidermal growth factor-like domains protein 6: MLCFVNLFLFIRYTEENLECSKLSSNSCCVNQYLNEVNNSCIECPYGRFGWNCKSSCPSGYYGRLCKSSCECDALECHHATGCTTTIGTTNVQPGEGLEIEPAVNLFMNILTTNAKQKHTQGKLNVIKGRLLVYICCEDRYILLKFDRRQ; the protein is encoded by the exons ATGTTGTGTTTCGTCAATTTGTTCTTGTTTATCCGATATACTGAGGAAAACTTGGAGTGCAGCAA GTTATCGTCCAATTCGTGCTGCGTCAACCAATACCTCAATGAAGTCAACAACAGCTGTATTG AGTGTCCTTACGGACGCTTTGGCTGGAATTGTAAATCATCTTGTCCTTCTGGGTATTATGGACGTCTGTGTAAATCTTCCTGCGAGTGTGACGCCTTGGAGTGCCATCACGCGACTGGCTGTACTACGACCATTG GAACAACAAATGTTCAACCAGGAGAAGGATTAGAAATAGAGCCTGCAGTTAACCTCTTCATGAATATACTGACTACTAACGCTAAACAAAAGCATACGCAAGGTAAACTTAATGTTATAAAGGGAAGGCTTTTAGTCTATATATGCTGTGAAGATAGATACATTTTATTAAAGTTTGATCGGAGACAGTAA